CCTTTCCAGAGGTCCGAAGAACCCGGACGGTTTCCTTAAGGGCAGTCGATGTGTCCGTGAGGGACAGGACGCACTCGAAGATCACCAGGTCGAAGAAACCGTCGGGAAAGGGAAGAGATTCGGCTCTTCCTATCTCGACGGTGGAGTAGGGAGCCCTCTTTGCCGCCATTTCGGCCAGGATAGGAGACGGCTCGATTCCCCAGGTGGAGAAGCCCGATCGGTGCATAGTCTCCAGTCCGTCTCCCCTGCCGGATCCCACGTCCAGGGCTTTCAGACCGCAGTAGGGACGGCCGAACTCTATGAGCCTTCTGGTGGCCTCGCTTCCGCCGGGGTGCATGTCTCCATCGGCTAGGGCGAGGTCCTCGTAGAGGCTCATTTGTCCTCCAGTCCCTGTTCCACCTGAAGCATTTTGCCCAGGGCGACGGAGGAGGGGATGAACACCATGCCGCATCTGGGGCATCTGGGTATCTTCGCAGGGAAGGAGGCTCCCAGGTAGGTCAATGTGACCTCGGCCGTCTCCAGCTCGACTCCGCATTCGTCGCAGATCCATTCCTCCGACCGGGCGAAGGCCTCAGCTACGGGATCGGGCCTCATCTCGTCACCTCCTGGATGGTCATTCGATGGCTGTAGGAGTCGTGGATCCTCCAGCGG
The Dethiosulfovibrio russensis DNA segment above includes these coding regions:
- a CDS encoding class I SAM-dependent methyltransferase, whose protein sequence is MSLYEDLALADGDMHPGGSEATRRLIEFGRPYCGLKALDVGSGRGDGLETMHRSGFSTWGIEPSPILAEMAAKRAPYSTVEIGRAESLPFPDGFFDLVIFECVLSLTDTSTALKETVRVLRTSGKVLIQDLVGKATGEGCIGGCNTLDEWRNTIEGADLSVTKMTRTDRTVKSYWASAVFHGRPLPCCESGPTSIGEFLCEAVKKTKKG
- a CDS encoding DVU_1557 family redox protein produces the protein MRPDPVAEAFARSEEWICDECGVELETAEVTLTYLGASFPAKIPRCPRCGMVFIPSSVALGKMLQVEQGLEDK